The Ralstonia sp. RRA DNA segment GGGCGGCGGCAGGCGCACCGCTTCGTTGACGAGCATGCGCACGTCCGCCGCCTCCAGTTGCAGGCGGATGAACGTGTCATCCACCCAAAGATCGTGATTGCCGAACACACCAAACTTGCCGGCCGGTGCCGGCAGTTCCCGCAAACGCGCGGCCAATCCGGTGACATGTCTGTGATGCAGCGAAACGAAATCGCCGCCGAGCAGGATCACGTGCGGTGCGAACGCCGCGATCGCTTGCTGCATGGCATCCAGCAGGCGTGGATCGGTCAAGGGTCCCGCGTGGAAGTCTGAAGCGAAGGCGACTCTGAGCGGCTCGGCCGACGGTGCACTCAACGGCACTGTTACATCACGGCGATCAATATGCAGGCGCCCCTGCAGGCCGAGCGCATGCGCGGCGCGGGCCGCCCAGCCATTGGCGTAGAAGAGCGCTTCGGCGGTCTCGCCGGCGCGCCGCCACCAGTTGTAGTACCGGCCTCGGCCCATGTCTGCTAAACCGGTTGGACCGACGCGCCGCACACTGCCGCAATCGATGCGCGATACCCGTCAGGCAGATTCATCGGCAGCGCATCCGGCGCAAACAGCCCGAGCCGCTTGTGCTCGTGGCTCACCACCGGCGCAAACGGGCCAACCAGCGTGCAGTCATACGTGGCGATGAACACATGCTTGCCTGGCACGACGTCGAACAGATACGTATCGATGGGTGCGCCAACGTGCGCCGCCAGGTTCAGCTCTTCCGCAATCTCGCGCGCGAGGCACTCGGCGGACGATTCCCCTAGCTCGATACGGCCGCCGGGCAGCTCCCACGCTTCGCGCTCATTGAGCAGCAAAACGACCTCACCGGTGGGCGCGCGCAGCACGCCCTTGACGGAGACGGGGTAGGTGGACATGGCGCTCATGGTGGTGGTTGGCTGTGTCGGTTACGGCCCATCCGCCACGTTGGCGGTGCCGCTCGACGTGCCCAGATGCAGTTCCTGGTCGAAGGCGCGGTTCACGTCGCAGTATTGCGCGCGTGCGGGTTGAGACTTCTGCCAGCGGAACGACAGCCTGGGATGGCCCGGTGTGCCATCGGTGTTCTCCGTCAGCACGTAGTAGTCGAAGCGTACGTTGGCATCGGCGGCGTAGCTGGCACCGGCTTCGCGGTTGGCGAGGATGAGCACGGCGGGCTTGCCGCCCTGCGCGAGCAGAAGCCGGAAGTCATGCAGCAGGCAGTCTGCGCCACCGCCGGTCGTTACGTGCAGTTGCTCTTGCTCATTGCCACCGCCGCCGTCATTGCGGCGGAAGATCGGTACGAGGCTCCAGGGTTGCGCGCGGCCTGCTGCGCCGTCGCGCACAAAGAAGGTCACCACATCAAAGCTGTGCGCATTGAAGTTCTCGCGCCATGCGCGGACGGCGATTGCATCGTAGCTGCGCAGTTTCAGCGCGTTGACGCCGTTACGTATGGGCATCAGCGTGTAGCCGGCCTGCGCGGTGGCTGCGCCGGAGAGGCCGAGCAACGTCAGGCCCAGTACGACGCGGTTGTTCAGGTAGTGGCGGACCTTGCGCACCGGTGTCTCCGTTGGTGAATGGCTGCGGTGGTTCAAACGTGCGCCAGCAGGCGAGGTACCTCATCGACAAGGGCGTCGATGGCCACGCGCACTTTGAGTGGCATGTGGCGGGTCTTCAGCCAGAGCACGTTGATCTGCGCATCGAGCACGCCCTCATGGCCCATGACGACCCTGAGCTGGCCAGCGGTCAAGTATGACGGAATGAGCCAGCAGGGCAGCCATGCCAGCCCCGCCCCCGCTGCTGCGGCGTCTGCGATGGAGAGCAGGTCATCCAGCCGCAGGCGCGATGCGGGCTGATAGGTCTGCATCTGCCCATCCGGCCCAGGAAGGCGCCACGGCGTGTGGTGCGCGCCGCGCGCGTAGACGATGCAGGCATGTGCATCCAGATCGTGCAGCGTTGCCGGGTGGCCGTGCTGTTCGAGATAGGCGGGCGACGCGCAGAGCGCCATCCGA contains these protein-coding regions:
- a CDS encoding metallophosphoesterase — encoded protein: MGRGRYYNWWRRAGETAEALFYANGWAARAAHALGLQGRLHIDRRDVTVPLSAPSAEPLRVAFASDFHAGPLTDPRLLDAMQQAIAAFAPHVILLGGDFVSLHHRHVTGLAARLRELPAPAGKFGVFGNHDLWVDDTFIRLQLEAADVRMLVNEAVRLPPPYDELYVCGLDEPGVGQPDPARTFSGAGARRLLLMHSPLGLRHVRAYPFDLAFCGHTHGGQIARPDGRPIVLPSGSGDRRFASGYFELAEGGRLVTSRGIGMSDLPIRLFSPSEVHLYTIQAAS
- a CDS encoding NUDIX hydrolase produces the protein MSTYPVSVKGVLRAPTGEVVLLLNEREAWELPGGRIELGESSAECLAREIAEELNLAAHVGAPIDTYLFDVVPGKHVFIATYDCTLVGPFAPVVSHEHKRLGLFAPDALPMNLPDGYRASIAAVCGASVQPV